The Ostrinia nubilalis chromosome 17, ilOstNubi1.1, whole genome shotgun sequence genome contains a region encoding:
- the LOC135079730 gene encoding uncharacterized protein LOC135079730: protein MKFLVLALFVAAAVAVPIPEDNGDAVELIVNGVPEGAALELGGIVDMHLNEHVDGQLASSTNLLHPLTAVGIAEAAAAAAEVAAAEEIAPTPIQIADAAEPESDFHNVPETIILPEPAEVVPAPIVMPEPVIPVVVPEPIVMPEPVVPEVVPESIVMPAPVAPEVVPESIVMPEPVAPEVVPESIVMPEPVVPEVVPEVAEPVPEPAAQIPGEIFNNGLVQVQVNAPEDAGMFSTLQNWFSLVVNYISSGIQTSQQIV from the coding sequence ATGAAATTCCTAGTGTTGGCTCTCTTCGTCGCGGCCGCCGTTGCCGTCCCAATCCCTGAAGACAACGGTGATGCAGTTGAGCTGATCGTCAATGGCGTGCCCGAAGGAGCAGCCCTGGAGCTTGGCGGGATTGTGGACATGCACTTGAATGAACACGTCGACGGACAACTGGCTTCCTCCACCAATTTGTTGCACCCTTTGACCGCTGTAGGCATCGCTgaagccgccgccgccgccgctgaaGTGGCTGCTGCCGAGGAAATTGCTCCCACCCCCATCCAAATCGCTGATGCCGCCGAACCCGAATCTGACTTCCACAATGTCCCTGAAACCATCATCCTCCCCGAGCCCGCTGAGGTTGTTCCCGCTCCTATCGTCATGCCTGAGCCTGTGATCCCCGTAGTGGTCCCTGAACCCATCGTCATGCCTGAGCCCGTCGTCCCCGAAGTCGTGCCTGAGTCCATCGTGATGCCTGCACCGGTTGCCCCTGAGGTGGTGCCTGAATCTATCGTTATGCCTGAGCCTGTTGCCCCCGAGGTGGTGCCAGAATCTATCGTCATGCCTGAGCCTGTTGTCCCCGAAGTGGTCCCTGAGGTTGCTGAGCCGGTCCCCGAGCCCGCTGCCCAAATCCCTGGAGAGATCTTCAACAACGGACTCGTCCAGGTCCAGGTTAACGCCCCCGAAGACGCTGGTATGTTCTCGACCCTCCAGAACTGGTTCAGCCTGGTCGTCAACTACATCAGCAGCGGCATCCAGACCTCTCAGCAGATCGTTTAA